The Babylonia areolata isolate BAREFJ2019XMU chromosome 22, ASM4173473v1, whole genome shotgun sequence genome contains a region encoding:
- the LOC143297023 gene encoding RNA polymerase II elongation factor ELL-like isoform X3: protein MAAALVEGEQYGLDSNISTSGNKTFIHFKLTDSALRAIEEYSKIKEGCSRKPTIKFNNNSGVINIPGQVSSDDPKAERQFHVSLSKILGDANGSFDCVQQTKTRHGVGLSCLGSMQYKVNTHANNDVYSDTRKKIAIADTESKKACAKEIKMSGRFSGKKIKKVIPSSQYNALNPGKPASLPPARHAATSHLSSSSSTLPHSSAPLSTSSRLASSPLNPVSDSRPSSSATKSSSSMVSSNNGILKIGNSSGEKCDLMIGTPIRQRVIHLLALRSYKKPELVYRLMKDGIHAKDRDTLDDVLKSIAVTYKDSKYGLAKHAWQFFQPDWPLYSEVDKVLAKRNQQQAEARSSVSPPAVFPAVGSTASAVSPAVGSTASTVSPAVGSTASAISPTVRSTASTSPSPPQKRFIEEPVDLIPGKKRRIAHVDKRLSSHPLPQNGKTSSGPLPTDSTRNNHHQHRYPYNQRTSIGSTGSTGSVSSVTSDGSVDSVVTGPCGAIDKDSLLPESPDSNCENQGKEEQVSSVADYLLQFSKIGSCEQRRQYEETFIKEYTEYRRLYEKVENVSKRFEHLKERINNTQEGSKMYEELRNLVLKEYKHHKSNTQFQRHKQRLDFLHNKLAHIKQMILEHDRDFHLSPPPSS from the exons ATGGCCGCGGCACTGGTGGAGGGTGAACAGTACGGTCTCGATTCCAACATCTCAACCAGCGGAAATAAGACCTTTATTCATTTCAAGTTGACAGATTCAGCGTTGCGTGCAATAGAGGAATACTCCAAGATTAAA GAAGGATGCAGTAGGAAGCCGACTATCAAATTTAATAATAACAGCGGG GTTATCAATATCCCTGGCCAGGTATCGTCAGATGACCCCAAAGCAGAACGGCAATTTCACGTCAGCCTGTCAAAAATCCTAGGTGATGCCAATGGCAGCTTTGACTGTGTACAGCAGACCAAGACCAG ACATGGCGTTGGCCTCAGTTGCTTGGGCAGCATGCAGTACAAGGTCAACACCCATGCCAACAATGACGTTTATTCTGATACACGGAAAAAGATTGCAATTGCTGACACTGAGTCGAAAAAAGCATG TGCCAAAGAGATAAAGATGAGTGGCCGCTTCAGTGGCAAAAAGATCAAGAAGGTGATCCCCAGCAGTCAGTACAATGCTCTGAACCCAGGGAAACCTGCTTCCCTCCCTCCGGCTCGCCATGCCGCTACCTCTcatttgtcatcgtcgtcgtctacCCTGCCCCACTCCTCTGCCCCCCTGTCCACCAGTAGTCGCCTGGCATCATCTCCCCTCAACCCTGTCAGTGACAGTCGGCCGTCCTCCTCCGCCACCAAGTCGTCTTCGTCCATGGTCAGCTCCAACAATGGTATTCTGAAGATCGGAAACAGCTCTGGGGAGAAATGCGATCTTATGATCGGCACCCCCATTAGGCAA AGGGTGATACATCTGCTGGCCTTGCGGTCATACAAGAAGCCGGAGCTTGTGTATCGCTTAATGAAAG ACGGCATACACGCGAAGGACCGAGACACCCTGGATGACGTGCTGAAGTCCATAGCGGTGACCTATAAGGATAGCAAGTATGGCCTGGCCAAACACGCCTGGCAGTTTTTCCAGCCTGACTGGCCGCTGTACAGTGAAGTTGACAAAGTTCTGGCCAAACG GAATCAGCAGCAGGCGGAGGCAAGGTCATCAGTGTCCCCACCTGCCGTCTTCCCCGCTGTCGGGTCCACAGCCAGTGCTGTCTCCCCTGCTGTCGGGTCTACAGCCAGTACCGTCTCCCCCGCTGTTGGGTCCACAGCCAGTGCCATCTCCCCCACCGTCAGGTCCACAGCCAGCACCAGTCCCAGCCCCCCCCAG aaacgCTTTATTGAGGAGCCCGTAGATCTCATCCCCGGCAAGAAGCGGCGGATAGCTCACGTGGATAAGCGGCTGTCCAGCCACCCACTCCCCCAGAACGGAAAGACGTCCAGTGGTCCCTTGCCAACAGACAGCACccgcaacaaccaccaccaacaccgctaCCCGTACAATCAAAGGACTTCCATAGGGTCCACAGGGTCCACTGGGTCTGTGTCATCTGTTACTTCCGACGGCAGCGTCGACTCGGTCGTCACAGGACCCTGCGGGGCCATCGACAAAGACTCCCTCCTCCCCGAGTCGCCTGACTCCAACTGCGAGAaccaagggaaag AAGAACAAGTGTCTTCAGTGGCTGACTACCTGCT GCAATTCAGCAAGATTGGAAGCTGCGAGCAGAGAAGGCAGTACGAGGAAACTTTCATCAAAGAGTACACCGAGTACCGTCGGTTGTACGAAAAGGTAGAGAACGTCTCCAAGAGGTTCGAACACCTCAAGGAGAGAATCAACAACACCCAGGAAGGGTCAAAAATGTATGAG GAGCTGCGCAACTTGGTGCTGAAGGAGTACAAGCACCACAAAAGCAACACGCAGTTCCAGCGGCACAAACAGCGTCTCGACTTCCTGCACAACAAACTGGCACATATCAAGCAGATGATCCTCGAACACGACAGGGACttccacctctcacccccaccctccagctag
- the LOC143297023 gene encoding RNA polymerase II elongation factor ELL-like isoform X1: protein MAAALVEGEQYGLDSNISTSGNKTFIHFKLTDSALRAIEEYSKIKEGCSRKPTIKFNNNSGVINIPGQVSSDDPKAERQFHVSLSKILGDANGSFDCVQQTKTRHGVGLSCLGSMQYKVNTHANNDVYSDTRKKIAIADTESKKACAKEIKMSGRFSGKKIKKVIPSSQYNALNPGKPASLPPARHAATSHLSSSSSTLPHSSAPLSTSSRLASSPLNPVSDSRPSSSATKSSSSMVSSNNGILKIGNSSGEKCDLMIGTPIRQRVIHLLALRSYKKPELVYRLMKDGIHAKDRDTLDDVLKSIAVTYKDSKYGLAKHAWQFFQPDWPLYSEVDKVLAKRNQQQAEARSSVSPPAVFPAVGSTASAVSPAVGSTASTVSPAVGSTASAISPTVRSTASTSPSPPQKRFIEEPVDLIPGKKRRIAHVDKRLSSHPLPQNGKTSSGPLPTDSTRNNHHQHRYPYNQRTSIGSTGSTGSVSSVTSDGSVDSVVTGPCGAIDKDSLLPESPDSNCENQGKAEEQVSSVADYLLQFSKIGSCEQRRQYEETFIKEYTEYRRLYEKVENVSKRFEHLKERINNTQEGSKMYEELRNLVLKEYKHHKSNTQFQRHKQRLDFLHNKLAHIKQMILEHDRDFHLSPPPSS from the exons ATGGCCGCGGCACTGGTGGAGGGTGAACAGTACGGTCTCGATTCCAACATCTCAACCAGCGGAAATAAGACCTTTATTCATTTCAAGTTGACAGATTCAGCGTTGCGTGCAATAGAGGAATACTCCAAGATTAAA GAAGGATGCAGTAGGAAGCCGACTATCAAATTTAATAATAACAGCGGG GTTATCAATATCCCTGGCCAGGTATCGTCAGATGACCCCAAAGCAGAACGGCAATTTCACGTCAGCCTGTCAAAAATCCTAGGTGATGCCAATGGCAGCTTTGACTGTGTACAGCAGACCAAGACCAG ACATGGCGTTGGCCTCAGTTGCTTGGGCAGCATGCAGTACAAGGTCAACACCCATGCCAACAATGACGTTTATTCTGATACACGGAAAAAGATTGCAATTGCTGACACTGAGTCGAAAAAAGCATG TGCCAAAGAGATAAAGATGAGTGGCCGCTTCAGTGGCAAAAAGATCAAGAAGGTGATCCCCAGCAGTCAGTACAATGCTCTGAACCCAGGGAAACCTGCTTCCCTCCCTCCGGCTCGCCATGCCGCTACCTCTcatttgtcatcgtcgtcgtctacCCTGCCCCACTCCTCTGCCCCCCTGTCCACCAGTAGTCGCCTGGCATCATCTCCCCTCAACCCTGTCAGTGACAGTCGGCCGTCCTCCTCCGCCACCAAGTCGTCTTCGTCCATGGTCAGCTCCAACAATGGTATTCTGAAGATCGGAAACAGCTCTGGGGAGAAATGCGATCTTATGATCGGCACCCCCATTAGGCAA AGGGTGATACATCTGCTGGCCTTGCGGTCATACAAGAAGCCGGAGCTTGTGTATCGCTTAATGAAAG ACGGCATACACGCGAAGGACCGAGACACCCTGGATGACGTGCTGAAGTCCATAGCGGTGACCTATAAGGATAGCAAGTATGGCCTGGCCAAACACGCCTGGCAGTTTTTCCAGCCTGACTGGCCGCTGTACAGTGAAGTTGACAAAGTTCTGGCCAAACG GAATCAGCAGCAGGCGGAGGCAAGGTCATCAGTGTCCCCACCTGCCGTCTTCCCCGCTGTCGGGTCCACAGCCAGTGCTGTCTCCCCTGCTGTCGGGTCTACAGCCAGTACCGTCTCCCCCGCTGTTGGGTCCACAGCCAGTGCCATCTCCCCCACCGTCAGGTCCACAGCCAGCACCAGTCCCAGCCCCCCCCAG aaacgCTTTATTGAGGAGCCCGTAGATCTCATCCCCGGCAAGAAGCGGCGGATAGCTCACGTGGATAAGCGGCTGTCCAGCCACCCACTCCCCCAGAACGGAAAGACGTCCAGTGGTCCCTTGCCAACAGACAGCACccgcaacaaccaccaccaacaccgctaCCCGTACAATCAAAGGACTTCCATAGGGTCCACAGGGTCCACTGGGTCTGTGTCATCTGTTACTTCCGACGGCAGCGTCGACTCGGTCGTCACAGGACCCTGCGGGGCCATCGACAAAGACTCCCTCCTCCCCGAGTCGCCTGACTCCAACTGCGAGAaccaagggaaag CAGAAGAACAAGTGTCTTCAGTGGCTGACTACCTGCT GCAATTCAGCAAGATTGGAAGCTGCGAGCAGAGAAGGCAGTACGAGGAAACTTTCATCAAAGAGTACACCGAGTACCGTCGGTTGTACGAAAAGGTAGAGAACGTCTCCAAGAGGTTCGAACACCTCAAGGAGAGAATCAACAACACCCAGGAAGGGTCAAAAATGTATGAG GAGCTGCGCAACTTGGTGCTGAAGGAGTACAAGCACCACAAAAGCAACACGCAGTTCCAGCGGCACAAACAGCGTCTCGACTTCCTGCACAACAAACTGGCACATATCAAGCAGATGATCCTCGAACACGACAGGGACttccacctctcacccccaccctccagctag
- the LOC143297023 gene encoding RNA polymerase II elongation factor ELL-like isoform X2 encodes MAAALVEGEQYGLDSNISTSGNKTFIHFKLTDSALRAIEEYSKIKEGCSRKPTIKFNNNSGVINIPGQVSSDDPKAERQFHVSLSKILGDANGSFDCVQQTKTRHGVGLSCLGSMQYKVNTHANNDVYSDTRKKIAIADTESKKACAKEIKMSGRFSGKKIKKVIPSSQYNALNPGKPASLPPARHAATSHLSSSSSTLPHSSAPLSTSSRLASSPLNPVSDSRPSSSATKSSSSMVSSNNGILKIGNSSGEKCDLMIGTPIRERVIHLLALRSYKKPELVYRLMKDGIHAKDRDTLDDVLKSIAVTYKDSKYGLAKHAWQFFQPDWPLYSEVDKVLAKRNQQQAEARSSVSPPAVFPAVGSTASAVSPAVGSTASTVSPAVGSTASAISPTVRSTASTSPSPPQKRFIEEPVDLIPGKKRRIAHVDKRLSSHPLPQNGKTSSGPLPTDSTRNNHHQHRYPYNQRTSIGSTGSTGSVSSVTSDGSVDSVVTGPCGAIDKDSLLPESPDSNCENQGKAEEQVSSVADYLLQFSKIGSCEQRRQYEETFIKEYTEYRRLYEKVENVSKRFEHLKERINNTQEGSKMYEELRNLVLKEYKHHKSNTQFQRHKQRLDFLHNKLAHIKQMILEHDRDFHLSPPPSS; translated from the exons ATGGCCGCGGCACTGGTGGAGGGTGAACAGTACGGTCTCGATTCCAACATCTCAACCAGCGGAAATAAGACCTTTATTCATTTCAAGTTGACAGATTCAGCGTTGCGTGCAATAGAGGAATACTCCAAGATTAAA GAAGGATGCAGTAGGAAGCCGACTATCAAATTTAATAATAACAGCGGG GTTATCAATATCCCTGGCCAGGTATCGTCAGATGACCCCAAAGCAGAACGGCAATTTCACGTCAGCCTGTCAAAAATCCTAGGTGATGCCAATGGCAGCTTTGACTGTGTACAGCAGACCAAGACCAG ACATGGCGTTGGCCTCAGTTGCTTGGGCAGCATGCAGTACAAGGTCAACACCCATGCCAACAATGACGTTTATTCTGATACACGGAAAAAGATTGCAATTGCTGACACTGAGTCGAAAAAAGCATG TGCCAAAGAGATAAAGATGAGTGGCCGCTTCAGTGGCAAAAAGATCAAGAAGGTGATCCCCAGCAGTCAGTACAATGCTCTGAACCCAGGGAAACCTGCTTCCCTCCCTCCGGCTCGCCATGCCGCTACCTCTcatttgtcatcgtcgtcgtctacCCTGCCCCACTCCTCTGCCCCCCTGTCCACCAGTAGTCGCCTGGCATCATCTCCCCTCAACCCTGTCAGTGACAGTCGGCCGTCCTCCTCCGCCACCAAGTCGTCTTCGTCCATGGTCAGCTCCAACAATGGTATTCTGAAGATCGGAAACAGCTCTGGGGAGAAATGCGATCTTATGATCGGCACCCCCATTAG GGAGAGGGTGATACATCTGCTGGCCTTGCGGTCATACAAGAAGCCGGAGCTTGTGTATCGCTTAATGAAAG ACGGCATACACGCGAAGGACCGAGACACCCTGGATGACGTGCTGAAGTCCATAGCGGTGACCTATAAGGATAGCAAGTATGGCCTGGCCAAACACGCCTGGCAGTTTTTCCAGCCTGACTGGCCGCTGTACAGTGAAGTTGACAAAGTTCTGGCCAAACG GAATCAGCAGCAGGCGGAGGCAAGGTCATCAGTGTCCCCACCTGCCGTCTTCCCCGCTGTCGGGTCCACAGCCAGTGCTGTCTCCCCTGCTGTCGGGTCTACAGCCAGTACCGTCTCCCCCGCTGTTGGGTCCACAGCCAGTGCCATCTCCCCCACCGTCAGGTCCACAGCCAGCACCAGTCCCAGCCCCCCCCAG aaacgCTTTATTGAGGAGCCCGTAGATCTCATCCCCGGCAAGAAGCGGCGGATAGCTCACGTGGATAAGCGGCTGTCCAGCCACCCACTCCCCCAGAACGGAAAGACGTCCAGTGGTCCCTTGCCAACAGACAGCACccgcaacaaccaccaccaacaccgctaCCCGTACAATCAAAGGACTTCCATAGGGTCCACAGGGTCCACTGGGTCTGTGTCATCTGTTACTTCCGACGGCAGCGTCGACTCGGTCGTCACAGGACCCTGCGGGGCCATCGACAAAGACTCCCTCCTCCCCGAGTCGCCTGACTCCAACTGCGAGAaccaagggaaag CAGAAGAACAAGTGTCTTCAGTGGCTGACTACCTGCT GCAATTCAGCAAGATTGGAAGCTGCGAGCAGAGAAGGCAGTACGAGGAAACTTTCATCAAAGAGTACACCGAGTACCGTCGGTTGTACGAAAAGGTAGAGAACGTCTCCAAGAGGTTCGAACACCTCAAGGAGAGAATCAACAACACCCAGGAAGGGTCAAAAATGTATGAG GAGCTGCGCAACTTGGTGCTGAAGGAGTACAAGCACCACAAAAGCAACACGCAGTTCCAGCGGCACAAACAGCGTCTCGACTTCCTGCACAACAAACTGGCACATATCAAGCAGATGATCCTCGAACACGACAGGGACttccacctctcacccccaccctccagctag